The DNA region taactttttccttttttaacctCAGACTTTGTACTCTgtaattcctttattttaaaattttgttctaTCCATTACTCTCTGTCCCCAACAAAATCACTTGCTTCTGTCTtctctatttaattttttaagtttaATTTCAGGAAGATGCCTAAAGATTCTGAAGTCACCACTGAAGCTGACATCAAACCAAAATCTGTGCGTCGTGCCAAGACATGGTCAGATGTTGTAGAGAACTTATACAGATTTCAGCAAGCTGGATACAGAGATGAGGTGGAATATAAACAAGTAAAACAAGTTGAACAGGTAAGATTTAGAACTTTGTAAGAGTTACTACTTTAAACTTCTGTCTCATACAAaatgattaaataaaaatggagGTGCTGcttatttcctttcatttagGCTAAGTTCTGATGCAGTGTATTTCCTCACAGGTCTGACTTGAATTCTTGAGCTGTTGTTAACTGTGTAGAATAACTCATTTCACAGAAGTGAAGCAGAAACACTCCCCAGCCTGTGTTTTGTTCCCCATCTCTGATGCATTTAGAAGCATCACAGATCTCTTTGAACAGATGTACCTGATCTCCAAAGGAATCATTCAGTGTTCAggaaagaaacatttcaaagtGAGCACTCTGAAGCTTCCCCTTAGTCTGTCAATGGACTTGATGGGAAACTTGTGGATTGTCCATGGAGTCAGTCCTGTGTCAGGCTACTGCTTCAGTTTGCAGTTGGATTGTGTGCTAGGCTTTGTGCACACTCAGGGCTTGGCCTCTATCAAAATGATGTTCACAAGGGAAATATTTGAGCTGTACTAAAGGCAGTTGGGACACAGGCTCTTGTCAACACCAGGGACTTGTGCctctgctcactgcagctgttagTGATGCTCCCCAGCACCTCAAATGAGCTATTGAGTAGTGGCCAAATTTCCATGGTTACTCTACATTCAAAATAGCAACCAACAGGTTAATGCAGCAAACAATATAGCATTTTTATTATAGGTCTGTAATTTAGCTTCTAAAACAGCAAATATAGTATGGAGAACactcttttaaaatatgctgaCCTGCCGTGCACAtaagaaagaacagaaagttCCAAGAAACTCACTCCCCATCCAGTTAactcaaaacacagcaaaacacatTGATGTGCATAGTAAATGCAGTTTGATGTGCAtaataaaatgcagtttattattTTACTGTGGGCTCTGATACCACTGCAAAGGCTGTGGTATAATTTTCAGTAAGTGCAGAAGGAAATCACATAATTATTGTGGTAGGTCTTGTGTTCAAGATTtatggcagggcacagccccttgTAGTTAAACCCTGATGAGAGTTAAAGAACTGACTAATTGTAATGTGAGTGAGCATTCAGTTCCAGCATGCCAGGGCCTGGCAGTTATCCTTTCAACTTGCATATTCCAAAATTTCTTGTTTAGTCCACATTAGTCTATAATGCAGTTGTTACTAAAGATGCAGTTATAATGTAGGTGGAATGAATATTAAGGTTGTTATGTTTAGACAGACAATGCCAATAACACAGCTGTATGCCTGAAGCCATAAGGTAAGTGATGAAACCACTTCTGGGGTTCTCCAATTAGAGAATGCTCTAGTCTGACATCCTGCTGTCAGCTCTGCCTGGATGAGAAATAAGATGCTTATTACCTGATTTTTATGGTTTAGTTTAATCAGAAGCTGTCATAGATGCTCAAGCTGAAAGAGCTACTGAAGCCATAAAGCTGTTGAATGTGCAGATGCTGAAGTCTTTAATTTAAAGCTTTACACTGTAAAACAGTGAAGAGCACCAGGGTGATGCTGAGTTTATGTGGGACTGATCCTACTGTCTTTGAGACTGATACAGAGTGAAGCttactttattttcattaaattactaatgaaaagcacatttttcatgGTCAGAAGGATCTAAAAGAAATCTTTAAATATATGTCAGTCTTACAGAAGCAGAGCCTTGCAGCCTCTCAGATTACTGAATAACAGCAATGTTATATTCCTAAACAAGGTGTTTAAAAATCTTTGACTTGTCCAATTTTAAATTAGCCTTTTAAATATCCTTGGATTCCTATTTCTAGGCTTTTCAGATCACATAACTTTATACTAAACCTGAAAACTGGTTTCTGTCATCTTGTTCTCAATCTGTTTTCAAAAGTTCAGCAAGTTAATAGAAAAATAGTATTTAGATGCAAATGAGGGTTTCCTATGAAAGTATACCCTATATTCCTTGCAATGTCATGCACAAGCATCATTTAATGTGAGCATGTTCAGGTGATTTTATATCCTTTTTGTTCTACTTGTAGGTAGATTTCTGGCCAGAAACTGGATTTGTTAAGAAACTCCAGAGAAGGGACAATACATTCTATTATTACAACAGGCAAAGAGAATGTGAAGACAAAGATGTCCGAAAAGTGAAAATTTATGTGTATTAGAGTTGTTACTGTTCTGGTGGGTTTatctttataaataatttttaagaccTGTAAGTAAATGAACTGTGTAATCTGGTTTACCTTAAGTATTCATGTCATGCTTAGATACAAAGGGGAGTGCTGGAAATGCAGAGAAGCCTGAACTATAGACATTGAAACTTCACTTTCTCATTCCTATAACTACAAGTCTTTTTATTGCTCATTTTCCTGCTTACAAATGCTTTGACATAAAGCTAAAAAGCTGGTGAATGGGCATCATATATTTCCGTTAACTGTATAACATCCATTGTAAGTACAAACATCAATCTTTATTCCAAACAATATAATCTAATTGACACTGGTTAATGTTAGCCACAGTCTCTTGTGGTAGCTAAGGGTTATGAGACTCCAAAGGGCCACAGTGAGGGCAGAGCACTGACTGACATTTCCTTGgagcagaaaaacaagcaaTTAATTTAAATGGAGGATGCTGAACAATCAAATAACAATGGCCAGTGCTGAGACTGGGAGATTGTGACAGAAAGAGTCACaacagaaatgtctttttgtcTATCCCCAAAGTATTTTTGTCAGGTGCCAGTATTAATTACTCAAAGAGGAAGTATTAATTGATTTAGTAGCATATGCCTTCTTGGGGGGGTGAATTGTGGATTCACAGATGCTGGGAACATGGAGTGTAAAACTCCGGGAAGAACATGAAATCCACACTCAGTAATATTTAGGGGAAAGTGACATGCACAGATGATACGTGGGATTTCTGTGCAGAATTCATCTCATCTAACTTCAAATGTCACATTATCAACATCCACACCTGATCCTGGCATTTGGACAGCCTTTGTTCTGAATAGAGAGGAGTTATTGTGGGCACAATTAATTTTAAGTGCAGCTATGTAATGCTTTCTTTGAATGTGCTGCTGTGacatcagctctgcagctgcctatACCTGGGCTACTGAGACACTCAATGGAGATGAGGGACTGTACTTACCTTCACTCATGAGGGGATTTACTTCAAATACTTTGAGATGCCAAAATTCTTGATAATTGACCAGCAGAACAGACTGTTGTTATGTAAACCAGCAGGTGTGTTTGAGATAGTTACAAAAAGCTTGTTATTAATATTTCCTATCTCTAGACTGTTGACCAAGGCTATCTAAACTTAGTTTTAGGCACGAGTTAGCAGTGTACATTTGACCACCTGTCTCATGAATATTCTTCATTTATTTGAGCCTAAGATGGAAGCAGACACAAGATGAGAAATAGAGGACTTACAGCTCCTAGTCAAAATAAGCAGTATGAATGCAATATTTAAAAGACCTCATTGACAATGACTGCTGATGTTCTCCTCATCTTATTTAGACCACTTGGAAAGTTTTAGCTTAAATTTGTATGAGCTCTGTTACAGAAATGACTGAAAGATATTGTGAAACAACGATGAAACTTATATTCTCAGAAGGTATTAATGGCATAGAGAGTTACTGCAATGtagagaaaataaagcattGCTGCAATGAATGTCACTTCAGCCTTTCATTATGGTTTCTTTTATGCTTGGAGTGCTCTGGATGTACTTTTCAAAGACAGGACTTTTTGCATACTTTGCAGTTAAATAGTGGGAACAGAGCAATTATGAGATAGCCCATCTATTTTGTCACTTTAGATTAGTGGATCTCACTTTGTAAACTTTATAGAttcctaaaaacaaaacattccaGTGGACATGAAAACAGCCTTTAAAgaatttcacaaaaaaatagATGTGGTGTATAGCCAGCTCAAATTTATTGTCAGAAATTATTGCTATCAGCACACACAGAAGAAGTGAGAACATTTGGTACAGTCATTTTCTCAGTCTATTAAAAGGATATAGTTGGGCATTCGAGAACAGGAATTAAAACTGCAGGTCACTTTTTAGgatttaatgtgattttttttttcttcaagaaagatttttaaaagttgaaaCACATATAAGAGATTATTCTGGCATTCCCTCATTTTACCTGACTACTCCTCAATATTTCTGCAATATTGCTGGATGCTTCTGTCTGTGTTTTAAAACCATGAGTGTGCATTTCATGCAGCCCGTGGATATTTCACTTCAAATGAATAGCATGGGAATTCATGTTCCACTTTATGGGAGTTGACAGATCCTTTCCACTTTGAGACTGAATTACCTAGATATTACTTACAGTTTTCAGCATTGTCAATGTAAAAAAGATTGAATGGCACTGTGATATTTAAAAGACTCACAGGATGAAAGAGAAAGACAAGCCTTGTGATTAGCAAGACCAGTTTACAGAAATGGCCTTTGTCAAGACTGGTGAATTTGGGAGTTCTCTCAGTTCATTAGGGAAACAGCAGATTTTGTACTGGCACTGTTGGTTTCAGTTATAGTTGTCCTTTGACATCCTTTGCCATCCAGTTTGTGCTGAGATGATGTGACCACTCCTCCAGCCTGCCAAAGCTCCTCCTGACCAGGCTTTGGCattcagctgtgctggctgagcaTGGAGCTGATACCTGAGCACCAACAAGGTTtcccctgctgcctgtgtgctgaTGTATCTTTCACTCAGAAGAGCTGTCAAAAGaactctgtgttttctcttatCTGATACTTCTGATAAGAGAAATATCTGAAACATTTCTTAACTGAAATATCCCTACCTCAGTTTTAACAGGTGCAGAGCTGTGAGCTCACTTGTCTCTTGAGCTTAGTTATGAAGGAATATCAGAAGTAAACAATCTGGGGAAGCTGTGCTTCATTTAAGGGTGACACAACAGTACTTATcaacataaataatttctaaacATCATTATACAAACTCTTTTACTGAATTTTAAAGACATAAAGCGCATATTTCAAGTTTTATTGCCTAGAGATGAAAATATGTGCTATTTTTCTGATTTGAGTCTTAGTAAAAGGTAATTAtgtaaaaaatacttttccagGTACTTATCTGTTGGtatttctcttatcagggaaTACTGTACTGCTCTCAATTGCAGCAGCTCAAGGAATGGCTGGTGGCAAGGCTTTCTGTTAGATTGCAGCTGCCTAAGCCTGATCTAATTCCCTTCATAGCTTTGTACAAGAAGAATAAATCCTTTCTGTGCCTGTAGAAGCTCACAAGAGTAGAGAAAACAAAGTTCCAAGATCTACTTTTCAGACTTTGTGTTTGACTGCTACATGTGAAATGGCAAGAGTGCTACCTGGGGTGttccaggctgctgtgctctgttttTCAGGCTTTGCTGGAATCCATTTTGGAGCAGTGTTTTCTGACAGTGATACCATGGTTGTTTGGTTGCTTTGCAGTCACAGCAGCTCAAAGCTCCACACAGAAGGATGGtagaattgttttgatttttcactTAGGCATCCAAATGGACAGTTGATTTTCCATCACTGAAGATAGTTGAACCTCAACCTTTTGGCTTTCAAACAGCTTTCATACTGTTTCAAAGTGTTGAAAATGGTTGGCCTCAAAACTCATTAAGAGCAACTTTCTAACTCAGCAGCTGttggtgctgcttttcctcacaTTGTTGATACAAATGAAGGTGTCGGAAAGCAGCTGGAATGGAATTGCCCTACACTCTTTGCAGGTTCTTTCTTGGTACTCCTGTTCCACTGAATTTATCTTATTCATTGGAGCTACTTTCTCAGTAGCCTGCCTGTGCTGAACACCTGTCAGCAACtgtaattactttaaaaaaccccacaatttcTTTCTTGTTGCAATTGAGACTGCATTTAATTCAAGTCTGAAGCACAGCACCCTCACAAACAGCATTTGGCATGGTGACTGGGGAATATCTGCTGACAGCAGAGTTCCAGGGTGGCACCCAAAAAATTACTGCAATGTAACTTTGAACAAACATAATCATTTTTATGGATGCTTTGTTCTGCCAGTGTATTTACATCTCAGTGTTGAGATAgagaatctttgctgcttgttaCTTTTGTgggtcttttttccccctcaattCTCTCCCATACTCTCTGCCTTCACAGACACTCCTCTCTCATGGATCCCTTGAAAAGCCTGTCCAGTGTCCTCTATCCTGGCTCCCTCAACCAGCCCTGGCTCAGACCCTGAGTCTTTTCCAGGGcctggcacacagcaaaggTAGTCAAGGATGGGATTTAATAAGAAGGCAGGCCAGACTGCATGGATCAGGGccagggcccagccaggtgatTGTCCTGCCCAAACACTTGCTGTCATGTCTGATCCCTCCAACCTCCTTCTTTGTCACCTTCCCATACTTGTTCCACCCTGATCCTTCCCTTCCTGTGTCTTTGGTCATTTCTGTGAACATCCTGTAGTAAGTTTTGTTCAGTCCCTCAAGCTCCCTCAAATGCACCTCTAATTTCACACTAACCATGTTTTCTCCATCTTACCAGTTACAATATTGAGGCAGATCCTCTGCAAAGCCAGAGTAGCTCCTTCAATGGCCCTGGCaagctctgccttcccttcctGTCTCTCTAATCACCTGCTCAGTAATGGTTGCGTGCCTGTGTGTTTAAATCACTGTTTTCCTCGTTATTTGTTATTTCTGTGATACAGAATAACCAAACAATTGACTGAAGGAGGTGCTGTGCAGTTTCACACGGGCTGTGGCAGGCTCCCCCAGGCGGGGGATGGTGGGGAGGCACCCACGCCCCGGAGCCCCTCGGTGCTGGGAGCTCCAGGGAAGGGAGTGCCcagaagcagaaggagaagaggaaaggggaagggagggaagaaggggaCGGGTTCAGGGAAGGACGAGCAGGTTAAAGAGTCCAGCACACAGATGCATCAGCATTTTGCCAGCAATCTCGCGCTCACAGAAACCTCCTcccctgctggcagctcttgCTGGTTGGGGAAGTAGGATGTGGTCCCAGCTCCTCGCTGCAGATGTTCCTCCTGCTTGGCAGGAGCACCCAAATACCTCATCCAAGTGGGAGCTGGCCTGCTCGGGTGGATAaactgctgccagctgctgggggATGGAGCAAAAAGCAGGGGGACTGGATGTATGGCAAGCTCTTCATGTTTTCCTGGGTGTCTAGAGGAtgtctgctgtgctgtgctggggagcatCCTCCTGCCAAGTACAGGATgttccagccagggctggatgTGAGCGAGGAGGAGCCAGCAGGTGGGCTGTGAGTGAGAGGAGATAAAGGCTGGGATGCTGTGCCTGGAGAGatgggctggagccaggcacagccacacagCGATGGGGTGGGCAGTGTTTCTGGAGAAAAGAGcctggtgtccctgcagagcagcttcttTCTGTGGCTCTGGTTTCCTGAAGCTGCAGACAGTGGAGCTCTTGCTCTGTGGTGGTTAGAACCTGCCAGCTCCTATCCTAACCTCCCTGAGATCCATGTTCATCTTGTTCAGAAGGAACTTGAGTCACAGTCCAGGGGGACCCTTCTTCCCTCCACTGGGCCCTTCAAAaaggaggagctgagctgaaAGATCACTGTTTGGAGAAGATGTTAgttaaaaacatgaaataacTCTTTGATAGCCTATCACTCACAACTTTGGCCTCACCAAATGAGAAAGATCACTACACCTGCAACTACAAAGACAGAGATTATTTAAACATTAATGGATTCATATTTTGTCAGACCAGAGCAATATTTCAACAGagaagatagatagatagatagatagatagatagatagatagatagatagatagatagatagatagatgacAGACAGATAGATCTGAAGGAGGAGTTCAGAAGAGATATTCATTGCCATAAAATTTATATTGCAAACAGATTATTGAGAATGCAAGgcaacagaaacagaaatataaaaacttAAGTATGTTTAGACAGTAAGAAGACATTAAAATATCACTGGCAATCTTAATTTAGGAATAGCTTCTCTGTTATTTACAGTCTTACCATTTATATCCATCAGATGGGAAAAGCATCACACCAAGTGTTCATGATTACTGCTTTACTATATCAGAGCAAGGTAGTAGGGTCCATCTATACCAGATGAAATAATTTACAACCTGTAGCTGAGGAGGATGTGAAACATCACCTGCTAAATACAAACACTTTAAGTTCAGAAGTCTAGGGTCATGTACACTTCTGTTCTTAAGATCAGTAGCTCAGTACTCTCATTTCACTCATTTTAGATCTTAACAAACTTTGGAAAACTGGAGAGGTGCCAGAGGACTGATGGAGGATCAGCATGAATCAGTACTTAAAAGGGAATGATCCTAGACTGGATAAACAGACTCTAATGAGGGATAAATTAATGAAGTGGCTGCACTGGGACTGTGTCAATAGAGGTTAATAAGTATTTTCCACTGGGCTTTACTGATCAGACATATCTTGTCTGATACAAATAAGGTGGATTCAGAGATGTAAGACAGATacagagcaggcaggcagagctttTGTTTCTGGAacattattttcctgcctgaggacTAACACAGTTTCCAAACACTGCCATCAGTCTCAGCCCAGAGTTTCCTGACTATAAGCAGGGATTTGTGCTGTGTGAGACCCTGAAAAGAGAATTCACACCTCTCACTTGGCATGGAGCCCTCTGCCCTCACACTCTGTGAAATCCATAACCTTTAGCAAGATAACAGTTCCCTGGTGCCAACAGGATTTGCATGACTTGCTTTTCAATTCAGAGGCTGTAGCCACTGCAGGGTTTGAATTGCACATGcccatggagaagaaaaaacctgcagctggggcagtgccagctggaAACATTTCAGCACAAGAGGCAGCAGTCTGGATTTCAGGCAGATGTTTTAGTCAGCCTCTGGCTAGCCATTGTTTACTGGAGCATG from Ammospiza nelsoni isolate bAmmNel1 chromosome 5, bAmmNel1.pri, whole genome shotgun sequence includes:
- the MEIG1 gene encoding meiosis expressed gene 1 protein homolog isoform X1 — protein: MAGGCLATVGAVRGWGEAVRAPPSRLGRRLAPPRLGKVPVLRLLNGGTPVDRHCELMVTQEEPDPPTCVEEKPSLGESNMSSKEALNTEDMKMPKDSEVTTEADIKPKSVRRAKTWSDVVENLYRFQQAGYRDEVEYKQVKQVEQVDFWPETGFVKKLQRRDNTFYYYNRQRECEDKDVRKVKIYVY
- the MEIG1 gene encoding meiosis expressed gene 1 protein homolog isoform X2, which produces MPKDSEVTTEADIKPKSVRRAKTWSDVVENLYRFQQAGYRDEVEYKQVKQVEQVDFWPETGFVKKLQRRDNTFYYYNRQRECEDKDVRKVKIYVY